The Chrysemys picta bellii isolate R12L10 chromosome 12, ASM1138683v2, whole genome shotgun sequence genome has a segment encoding these proteins:
- the LOC135974960 gene encoding zinc finger protein RFP-like isoform X1 — protein sequence MAAENPVESLQEEATCPVCLQYFTEPVILECGHNFCRACISQCWEGSDTAASCPQCRETVQQRNLRPNRQLANIIEIAKRLSLQAAKGAGGDEVCDRHQEALKLFCEEDQTPICVVCDRSRAHRTHTVVPIEEAAQEYKERIQAHLKTLREEREKLLGLKVTGEGNSKEYLKQTQTERQKIVSEFQQLREFLEEQERLLLAQLEKLDKEIVRIQNENVSQLSEQISHLSELISEMEGKCQKPASEFLQDVRSTLSRCETGKFQQPEEISPKLEERVSGFSQKTIVLLEILGKFKDTLPSALETKTGGSLGTFRQANVTLDPDTAHPQLILSEDRKSVRRRETQQHLPNNPERFDFWACVLGCEGFTSGRHCWEVEVGCGESWAVGVARESVGRKGRISHSPEGGIWAVEQWLGQVRALTSSMTLLPLSWVPSRIRVCLDCDRGQVTFIDAGNEAPIFTFPPGSVPGERIRPWLWVWMGSRLRLCP from the exons atggctgcagagaacccCGTGGAAAGTCTCCAGGAGGAAGCGACATGTCCCGTCTGTCTGCAGTATTTCACAGAACCTGTCATTCTGgagtgtgggcacaatttctgccgagcctgcatcagccagtgctgggagggatccgatacagccgcctcctgccctcagtgcagagaaactgtgcagcagagaaacctcaggcccaacaggcagctggcaaataTCATAGAAATCGCCAAGCGGCTGAGTTTACAAgcagcaaagggagcaggaggggacgaggtgtgtgacagacaccaggaggctctgaaactgttctgtgaagaggatcaaacccccatctgtgtgGTGTGTGACAGATCCCGGGCTCACCGCACACACACGGTGGTTCCCAtagaggaggctgcccaggagtacaag GAAAGAATCCAGGCCCATTTGAAgactctgagggaagagagagaaaagctgctgggaTTGAAAGTGACTGGAGAGGGGAATAGCAAGGAGTATCTG aaacaaacacaaaccgagaggcagaagattgtgtctgaatttcagcaactgcgggagttcctggaggaacaagagcgactcctgctggcccagctggagaagctggacaAGGAGATTGTGAGGATCCAGAATGAAAATGTCAGTCAACTCTCCGAGCAGATTTCCCATCTCAGTGAGCTGATCAGTGAgatggaggggaagtgtcagaagccagcaagtgaattcctgcag gatGTCAGAAGCACCTTGAGCAG GTGTGAGACGGGgaagttccagcagccagaggagatTTCTCCAAAACTGGAAGAGAGAGTCAGTGGTTTCTCCCAGAAAACTATTGTGCTATTGGAGATTCTGGGGAAGTTCAAAG ACACTCTGCCGTCTGCACTAGAGACAAAAACAGGAGGATCCCTAGGAACATTCAGACAGG cgaatgtgactctggatccagacacggctcatccccaactcatcctgtctgaggatcggaaaaGTGTGAGACGGAGAGAGACACAACAGCATTTGCCCAACAACCCGGAGAGATTTGACTTTTGggcctgtgtgctgggctgtgagggattcacctcagggagacattgctgggaggtggaggtggggtgtggggaaagctgggctgtgggggtggccagagaatCTGTGGGAAGGAAGGGACGGATCAGCCATAGCcctgagggggggatctgggctgtggagcAGTGGCTGGGTCAGGTCCGGGCTCTCACCTCCTCTATGACCCTCCTGCCCCTGAGCTGGGTCCCCAGTAGGATCCgtgtttgtctggactgtgaccgggggcaggtgacatttatcgatgctggtaacgaggccccgatcttcactttcccgccgggctctgtccctggggagagaatccgaccctggctctgggtgtgGATGGGATCCCGGCTCCGCCTGTGTCCCTGA
- the LOC135974960 gene encoding zinc finger protein RFP-like isoform X2: MAAENPVESLQEEATCPVCLQYFTEPVILECGHNFCRACISQCWEGSDTAASCPQCRETVQQRNLRPNRQLANIIEIAKRLSLQAAKGAGGDEVCDRHQEALKLFCEEDQTPICVVCDRSRAHRTHTVVPIEEAAQEYKERIQAHLKTLREEREKLLGLKVTGEGNSKEYLKQTQTERQKIVSEFQQLREFLEEQERLLLAQLEKLDKEIVRIQNENVSQLSEQISHLSELISEMEGKCQKPASEFLQDVRSTLSRCETGKFQQPEEISPKLEERVSGFSQKTIVLLEILGKFKDTLPSALETKTGGSLGTFRQANVTLDPDTAHPQLILSEDRKSVRRRETQQHLPNNPERFDFWACVLGCEGFTSGRHCWEANAASRTQVYQLGTKPRFF; this comes from the exons atggctgcagagaacccCGTGGAAAGTCTCCAGGAGGAAGCGACATGTCCCGTCTGTCTGCAGTATTTCACAGAACCTGTCATTCTGgagtgtgggcacaatttctgccgagcctgcatcagccagtgctgggagggatccgatacagccgcctcctgccctcagtgcagagaaactgtgcagcagagaaacctcaggcccaacaggcagctggcaaataTCATAGAAATCGCCAAGCGGCTGAGTTTACAAgcagcaaagggagcaggaggggacgaggtgtgtgacagacaccaggaggctctgaaactgttctgtgaagaggatcaaacccccatctgtgtgGTGTGTGACAGATCCCGGGCTCACCGCACACACACGGTGGTTCCCAtagaggaggctgcccaggagtacaag GAAAGAATCCAGGCCCATTTGAAgactctgagggaagagagagaaaagctgctgggaTTGAAAGTGACTGGAGAGGGGAATAGCAAGGAGTATCTG aaacaaacacaaaccgagaggcagaagattgtgtctgaatttcagcaactgcgggagttcctggaggaacaagagcgactcctgctggcccagctggagaagctggacaAGGAGATTGTGAGGATCCAGAATGAAAATGTCAGTCAACTCTCCGAGCAGATTTCCCATCTCAGTGAGCTGATCAGTGAgatggaggggaagtgtcagaagccagcaagtgaattcctgcag gatGTCAGAAGCACCTTGAGCAG GTGTGAGACGGGgaagttccagcagccagaggagatTTCTCCAAAACTGGAAGAGAGAGTCAGTGGTTTCTCCCAGAAAACTATTGTGCTATTGGAGATTCTGGGGAAGTTCAAAG ACACTCTGCCGTCTGCACTAGAGACAAAAACAGGAGGATCCCTAGGAACATTCAGACAGG cgaatgtgactctggatccagacacggctcatccccaactcatcctgtctgaggatcggaaaaGTGTGAGACGGAGAGAGACACAACAGCATTTGCCCAACAACCCGGAGAGATTTGACTTTTGggcctgtgtgctgggctgtgagggattcacctcagggagacattgctgggag